Genomic DNA from Klebsiella variicola:
TATGATCCCCGGCGATCCGGTGATGATTATGGCGGGTGAACGTGGTATTTCCCCCGAGCGTCACGCGCAGCTGCTGGCCGAAATGGGCCTTGATAAGCCGCTGTGGCAGCAATATGCCCATTACATTTGGGGCGTACTGCACGGCGATTTAGGCATCTCGCTGAAAAGCCGCATTCCCGTGTGGCAAGAGTTTGTCCCGCGCTTTAAAGCCACCCTTGAGCTGGGCGTTTGCGCGATGATTTTCGCTGTCGCCGTCGGTATTCCGGTGGGCGTGCTGGCTGCGGTAAAACGCGGATCCATCTTTGACCACACCGCCGTGGGTCTGGCGCTGACCGGCTACTCCATGCCTATCTTCTGGTGGGGCATGATGCTGATTATGCTGGTTTCGGTGCAGCTGAACCTGACGCCGGTCTCCGGGCGTATCAGCGATACGGTGTTCCTTGACGATACTCTGCCGCTGACCGGCTTCATGCTGATCGACACCGCCATCTGGGGCGAGCAGGGCGACTTTATTGACGCCTTAATGCATATGATCCTGCCGGCTATCGTGCTGGGCACCATCCCGCTGGCGGTGATTGTGCGTATGACCCGTTCGTCGATGCTGGAAGTGCTCGGCGAAGACTACATTCGTACCGCGCGCGCCAAAGGGCTGACCCGGATGCGAGTGATTGTGGTCCATGCGCTGCGCAACGCGATGCTGCCAGTGGTCACGGTCATTGGCCTGCAGGTGGGCACGCTGCTGGCGGGCGCCATCCTGACGGAAACCATTTTCTCATGGCCTGGTTTAGGCCGCTGGCTGATCGACGCGCTGCAGCGTCGCGATTATCCGGTGGTGCAGGGCGGGGTGCTGCTGGTGGCGACGATGATTATCCTCGTCAACCTGCTGGTCGACCTGCTGTATGGCGTGGTGAACCCGCGTATCCGGCATAAGAAGTAAGGGGCCATCATGTCACAAGTTACTGAGAATAAAGCGATTGCTGCACCGGTGCCAATGACCCCGTTGCAGGAGTTCTGGCACTATTTCAAACGCAACAAAGGCGCGGTCGTCGGTCTGGTGTACGTGGCGGTGATGATTATCATCGCGGTGTTCGCCAACTTCCTCGCCCCGTATAACCCGGCGGATCAGTTCCGTGATTCGCTGCTGGCGCCGCCGTTCTGGCAGGATGGCGGCAGCCTGGCGCATCTGCTCGGCACCGACGACGTGGGCCGCGATATTCTGTCGCGTCTGATGTACGGTGCCCGCCTGTCGCTGCTGGTGGGCTGCCTGGTGGTGGTCCTGTCGTTGATCCTTGGCGTGGTGCTCGGTCTGGTGGCGGGCTATTTCGGCGGGGTGGTGGATTCCATCATTATGCGCGTCGTCGATATTATGCTGGCGCTGCCGAGCCTGCTGCTGGCGCTGGTGCTGGTGGCTATCTTCGGGCCATCTATCGTCAACGCGTCGCTGGCGCTAACCTTCGTGGCGCTCCCGCACTATGTGCGTCTGACGCGCGCCGCGGTGCTGGTGGAGGTCAACCGCGACTACGTGACCGCTTCCCGCGTAGCGGGCGCCGGCGCGATGCGCCAGATGTTCGTCAATATTCTTCCCAACTGTCTCGCGCCGCTGATCGTTCAGGCGTCGCTGGGCTTTTCTAACGCCATTCTCGATATGGCAGCGCTGGGGTTCCTCGGCATGGGCGCGCAGCCGCCGACGCCTGAGTGGGGCACCATGCTCTCCGACGTATTGCAGTTCGCGCAAAGCGCCTGGTGGGTGGTGACCTTCCCGGGCGTGGCGATCCTGCTGACGGTGCTGGCATTTAACCTGATGGGTGACGGTCTGCGTGACGCGCTCGATCCCAAACTGAAGCAGTAAGAGGTTCGAGATGGCGTTATTAAATGTAGATAAATTATCGGTGCATTTCGGCGATGAGAACGCGCCGTTCCGCGCCGTAGACCGCATCAGCTATAGCGTGAAGCAGGGTGAAGTGGTTGGCATCGTCGGTGAATCCGGCTCCGGTAAATCCGTCAGTTCGCTGGCGATTATGGGCCTGATTGACTATCCCGGCCGGGTGATGGCGGACAAACTGGAGTTCAATGGCCGCGACCTGCAGCGCATCTCTGAAAAAGAGCGGCGTCAGCTGGTGGGGGCGGAAGTGGCGATGATCTTCCAGGATCCGATGACCAGCCTCAATCCGTGCTATACCGTCGGCTACCAGATTATGGAAGCGATCAAAGTTCATCAGGGCGGCAATAAGCAAACTCGCCGTCAGCGGGCCATCGACCTGCTGAACCTGGTGGGCATTCCCGATCCGGCGTCGCGGCTCGACGTTTACCCGCACCAGCTTTCCGGCGGGATGAGTCAGCGCGTGATGATCGCGATGGCGATTGCCTGTCGGCCAAAACTGCTGATTGCCGATGAACCGACCACCGCACTGGACGTGACTATTCAGGCGCAGATCATCGAGCTGCTGCTGGAGTTGCAGCAGCAAGAGAATATGGCGCTGGTGCTGATCACCCACGACCTGGCGCTGGTGGCCGAGGCGGCGCATAAAATTATCGTCATGTATGCGGGTCAGGTGGTGGAGACCGGTGATGCGAAGGATATCTTCCGCGCGCCGCGTCATCCGTACACCCAGGCGCTGCTGCGCGCGCTGCCGGAGTTCGCCCAGGATAAGGCGCGTCTGGCGTCGCTGCCGGGCGTGGTGCCGGGGAAATATGACCGTCCTGTCGGCTGTCTGCTGAACCCGCGCTGCCCCTATGCCACGGATAAATGCCGGAGCGAAGAGCCCGCGCTCGCGGATCTTACCGGCGGCCGTCAGTCTAAATGTCACTACCCACTCGATGATGCCGGGAGGCCTGGATTATGAGTACGCAAAAGGCCGCCACGCAACAACCGCTGTTGCAGGCCATTGATCTGAAAAAACACTACCCGGTGAAGAAGGGAATATTCGCCCCGGAACGACTGGTGAAAGCGCTGGACGGCGTCTCCTTTACCCTTGAGCGTGGTAAAACGCTGGCGGTGGTGGGAGAGTCGGGCTGCGGCAAATCGACCCTCGGTCGTCTGCTGACAATGATTGAGATCCCCACCGGCGGTGAGCTGTATTATCAGGGGCAGGATCTGCTTAAGCACGACCCGCAGGCGCAGAAGCTCCGGCGGCAGAAAATCCAGATTGTGTTCCAGAACCCGTATGGTTCGCTAAACCCGCGTAAAAAAGTGGGGCAGATTCTGGAAGAGCCGCTGTTGATTAACAGCAGCCTGAGTAAAGAGCAGCGCCGTGAAAAAGCGCTGGCGATGATGGCGAAGGTCGGCCTGAAAACCGAGCATTACGATCGCTACCCGCATATGTTCTCCGGCGGTCAGCGTCAGCGTATCGCTATTGCCCGCGGGCTGATGCTGGATCCGGACGTGGTGATTGCCGATGAGCCGGTTTCCGCGCTGGACGTTTCGGTACGTGCCCAGGTGCTGAACCTGATGATGGATCTGCAGCAGGATTTAGGGCTGTCCTACGTGTTTATCTCCCACGACCTGTCGGTCGTCGAGCACATCGCTGATGAAGTGATGGTGATGTATCTCGGCCGCTGCGTGGAGAAGGGCACCAAGGACCAGATCTTCAACAATCCGCGTCATCCGTACACCCAGGCGCTGTTGTCGGCGACGCCGCGTCTGAATCCGGACGATCGGCGCGAGCGGATCAAGCTGACCGGCGAACTGCCGAGCCCGCTGAACCCACCGCCGGGCTGCGCCTTTAACGCGCGCTGCCGTCGACGCTTTGGTCCCTGCACCCAGCTTCAGCCGCAGCTTAAGGATTACGGCGGCCAGCTGGTAGCCTGCTTTGCCGTCGATCAGGATGAGAATCCGCAAAAACCCCACGCCTGATGGCACACTCCCGGTCCCAGGACCGGGAGTTTCTCTTCCGCCGGAGAGGAAACCTGGCAACACCGTTTATTACCGCAGTTTCTGCCATACTCTCGGAGCATTCTTCGTCGATTATCCGAAAAAATAAGCCTTTCAGTCCATTTTTATAGAATTAAAGAGAAATTAAAATGGTTCAGGTTTATTCTTTCGTTCAACTGACGCTATGATTTCATCATGGCGTAATACTTTTATATAAAAACGACTGGGAAGCGCGATGGTTGCGGGGGTTAAGGATGTACGCATACCTAAAAAATGGGGCTATCCTTCTGAAAGGGAAGTGTTAGTGTAGCGATACTTCTGCCGTGGAATCATCCCAAAAATCAAATTCTAAACTATTATAACCCTGTCAATCGTGTGTATTGGTACGTCACCACCGGCGCTTTATCTGCCATACCAGAAGCGTCACGATATTTTTAATATACCCAGAAAATAACAACAAACTTAATATGAAATTTTTAAAATCATGAGGTTATCAATGAACCATTATGATGATCTGCAGCGCTTTCAAGAAAAAACGCGGACGCAAAACCTCAAATTTCAGGATCTTTCTTCGCAAGCCGCCACGCGGGAACATGGGGATTGGGCGATCCTCAATCAGCTGAATCCCGACGCCGGGAAACCCGCTTCTCTGGCGCTGGGAGGGTCGGTCTCCGCGCCGCTGCCGCAGCCCGTGCCTGCGGATCTCTTCCAGCGTGTCGACCCTGTGGTCGCCGCGCCAGCATCACCTCCGGTTGCGCCAGTCCCCCCAGTTATTGCCGCGATCCCACTGCCGGTCGCAGAACCTGCAATGCCGGAACCTGTCGCTCCGGCGCCGGCGATGACGGCAGAGCCCTTGGCAGCGACGCCAGTACCTGAACCGGTGATGTCCCCGCCGCCGAGGATGGCCCCGCGGCCTGCGCCGGGCGCCGACAACTATGCCCACCTGTTCGCGGCAAAAACCGCGGAGCCGGTGGCGAAAAATAAAGACCAGCCTTTGAAATCTCTTCTGGAAAGGATCGCTACATGCCGTTGATTTGCGTCTGTTCACCGAAAGGTGGCGTGGGGAAAACGACCCTTGCGGCCAATTTAGCTTATTCGCTGGCGCGGACCGGCAGCAAAGTCCTGGCGCTGGATTTTGACGTCCAGAATGCGCTGCGTTTGCATTTTGGCGTGCCGTTGAGCGATGAGCGGGGCTACGTGGCGAAGGCGCTGGAACTGCATGACTGGAGCCAGTGTGTGCTGAGCGCCGGCAGCAATATTTTCGTCCTGCCTTACGGCGAAGTGAGCGAAGCGCAGCGTCAGGCGTTTGATGAGCAACTGACCCACAATGACCATTTTCTCCAGCGCGGTCTGTCGGCGCTGCTCAATTATCCCGGGCTTATCACCATCGCCGATATGCCGCCAGGGCCTTCACCGGCGCTGAAGGCCCTGACGGGGCTGGCGGATCTGCATCTGATCCCGCTGCTGGCGGATACCGCCTCAATGTCGACCCTGGCGCACGTGGAAAAGCAGCGCCTGACCGGCGGGGCGCTGAATCACAAGCACGGGCACTATTTCGTCATAAACCAAAGCGATAGCCGTCGCCAGGTCAGCCGGGACGTCACCAGCCTGATGGAAGAGAAACTGGGCGAGCGGCTGCTTGGCGTGATCCATCGTGATGAAAGCGTGGTAGAGGCTAATGCCTCGCAGAAGTCGATCCTGGACTTCAACGCCTCCTCCGCAGCGGCCTTTGATATTGAAATCATGGCTAAAAAAATATCTTCGCTGTTGGGTATCCACATTGGCGATGGCACGGTGCACAGCCAGCCACGCATGTCAGGGCTTTAACTTATTGCAGGGCTGCTGAATGAAAAAATCTCTTTTTTGGTTGCTGGCGCTGGTGCTGTCTCCCGTCGCCGTGCTGGTGGTGATCACGCCGATGGACAGCCAAAAGCAGTATATTTTTGGTCTGCTAAGTATCGGTATTCTCTTTCTGATGGGCTTCAGCAAGCGCCGCAGCGTATCGGTCATTATGGTCGTCACGTCGCTGCTGATGTCCACGCGTTATATGTATTTTCGCCTCACGCAGACCCTGCACTTCAACTCCTCCATTGAAGCTATTCTCGGGATGGGGCTCTTTTTGGCGGAGGTCTATATCTGGGTGATGCTGCTGCTTAACTACCTGCAGACGGTCTGGCCACTGAAGCGCGGCATTGTTCCGCTGCCGGATGATATGAGCAAGTGGCCGACGGTCGATATCTATATTCCGAGCTATAACGAACCGCTGGAGGTGGTGCGCGATACCGTCCTCGCGGCACAATGCATTGATTATCCAAAAGATAAAATGAAGATCTATCTTCTGGATGATGGCAAACGCAGTGAGTTTGCCGTGTTCGCCGCCGACGTCGGCGTGGGCTATATCACCCGTAACGACAATAAGCACGCCAAAGCGGGGAACCTTAACCATGCGCTGACCCTGACCCACGGGGAGCTTATTTGCGTTTTCGACTGCGACCACGTCGCCACGCGCGTCTTCCTGCAGGCCACCGTCGGCGGTTTCCTGAAAGATCCGATGCTGGCTCTGGTGCAGACGCCGCACTACTTCTATTCCCCGGACCCGTTTGAACGTAACCTCTCCGTCGGGCGTAACATCCCGAACGAAGGGATGTTGTTCTATGGCCCGATTCAGCAGGGGAACGACAACTGGAACGCCACTTTTTTCTGCGGCTCCTGCGCAGTGATCCGCCGCGAGGCGCTGGCGCAGATCGGCGGTTTCGCCGTCGAAACGGTGACCGAAGATGCCCATACGGCGCTGAAGTTTCAGCGTCTGGGATGGAAGTCGGCCTTTCTCGATATTCCGCTGGCGGCTGGTCTCGCCACCGAACGTCTGGTGGTGCACGTCATCCAGCGAACCCGCTGGGCGCGCGGGATGACGCAGATCTTTCGCGTCGATAATCCCCTGTTTGGTCGCGGCCTGACCTTCCAGCAGCGCTTGTGCTACCTGAGCGCCATGCTCTACTACCAGTTCGCGCTCCCGAGGGTGGTGTTTGTCACCGCCCCGCTGGCTTATCTGCTGTTTAACCTCAATATTATTTACTCTTCAGCGAGCCTGATTGTCTCCTATGCCCTGCCGCATCTGTTCCTCGCTATTTACGTTGGTTCGCGAATGAACGGCCGCTATCGCTACAGCTTTTGGGGGGAGATCTACGATATTGTGCTGGCCTTCCACCTGGTGCTGCCGACTCTGGTGACGATGATTTTCCCCAAACGCGGCAAATTCAACGTTACCGATAAGGGCGGGCTGCTTGACGTCGGTTACTTCGATTTCACCGTGGTGCGCCCGCATCTGGTGGTGGCCTGCCTGCTGGCCCTGGGGGTGGTCGTCGGCATCGTCCGGGCGATAGGCCATGACTACTTTGGCTCGGATCCCAACGTTATCGCCCTCAACGTCGGGTGGGGGATCTACAGCCTGATCTTCCTGCTGGCGGCGATTGCCGTAGCGCGCGAAACGCGGCAGGTGCGAAAAACCATTCGTATCGATGTCGACATTCCGGTGGTGATCCATTACGCCAGCGGTATCGTTTCCCGCAGCCATACCGCGGACCTGTCGATGGGCGGCTGCCGCGTGGCCGCGCCGGATATGCGCCATCTGGAGGATGATATCGAAGAGATTGAGCTGATCCTGCAGTCCGGGGCTATCTCCATTCCGGCTCAGCTGGTCACCTCAGACGAGCGTTTCCTGCGCCTCAAGTTTGATGAAGATATTCCTCTCTCGCGCCGCCGTGAACTGGTGCGGGTGGTGCTGGCCCGCGCGGATGCCTGGATTAATCCGCCACGCCCGCAGGATAACCCGTTCCGCTCCTTCTTCACCATTTTGCGCTGCGTGTTCGAACTGTTCTGGTTGACGTGGAAAACCCGTCGCAGCCAGCGCAGCCGGACGGCTGTGGCGAAAACGGCGCAGGAGGATGGGACGTTATGAAGCGATTAACGACGCTGGCGCTGCTGGCAGGGATGTTCTCTGCGCCTGCGCTGCACAGTGAAGAGCCGGCTGCCGGCGCTTCAGCCCCGCTGAGTTTTCCGCAGCTCAACGGCGCGGCGGACAATGAGCCCGGTGACGAACCTCCGGCGGCCGCTCCGGAAGAGGCCACGCCAGCGGTAGCGCCCGCCCCCGCAGGCGATGCGGCGTTGACAACGCCTGTGCCTGAGATGCCCGCAGTAACCCCGCCGGTGAGCGACACGGTTGCGCCCGATGTCATCCCCGTTGCCCCGGTTTGGGGAGGCGATCTGAATCTGGCGCAAATGGGGATGCCGGACGGCATTATCCTCAGCGGCGGCCAGCGGCAGGGGGGCGTTAGCTTTACGCTGCCTTCCGACCAGGTGGTGATCCATTCCCAGCTCAGCCTTGCCGTCCGCGTATCGCCGGAAATGGCGAGCCGCAACGCCACCCTGCAGCTGATGCTCAACGGTCAGCCCCTCGGCACTCTGCCGCTGGGTGCCGATGGCGAGGATGTCTCCCATTATCAGTTGGATATTCCGCCTGCGCTGATGGTCTCCAGCAATAACCTGAGCGTGAAGATCAACGATGGCGATACCCTGCAGTGCCAGCGTGACATTCATGATTCATCGCGGGTGACGGTGCTGCCCACGTCGCATTTCAGCTGGGAAAGCCAGCAACTGAACATCAGCGACGACCTGAGCCACTTCCCGCGTCCCTTCTTTGACAGCATGCAGATGACCCCGGCGGACATCGCGGTCGCCTATGGGGCGAAGCCCTCAGCTGACGTCTTCAGCGCCGCGGCGCTGGTCTCTTCATGGCTGGGTATCCAGGCGGACTATCGTGGCATCGCCTTCAGCGCCCTGCGCGATCGCCTGCCGGAACGCCATGGTATTGTGATTGGCCATCCGGGCGAGCAGGTGGGCGGCATGACGCTGCCGGAAACCGATAAACCGCTGCTGCGCATCATCGCCAACCCCGCCAATCCGGCCTACAAACTGCTGCTGATTGTCGGTAAAAACGATATGGCGCTGCGCATGGCCGCCTGGCGGTTGACCCGCGGCAACTTCGCCCCGCAAACCGCGACGCTGGATGTCGAATCGCAGACCATCCCGGTTGGTAAAGCGTACGATGCGCCGCGCTGGATCCCCACCGATCGTCCGGTCAGGCTCAGCGAACTGTTGCGTAAGGATCAAAGCCCGACCGTCAGCGGCGTCTGGCATGAGCCTTTACGTATCGCCTTTCGCGCCGCGCCCGACCTCTATCTCTGGGATGGCGAGACGATCCCGCTACAGGTTGGCTACCGCTTCCCATCGGAAAGCTGGATTAATGAGGACAAGTCCCTGCTGAGCGTCACGCTCAACGGTACCTTCCTCAATAACCTGGCGATGAACAAGCAGGGGCCGCTGGAGAAAGTCTGGCGCCACCTCGGGGGCGATGCGCGCCAGGAGCGCTTTACCATCCCGCTGGCGCCCTATCTGATCTACGGCGATAACCAGCTGTCGATGTACTTCAATGTGGTGCCGAAGGATGATGTTCCGTGCTCGGTACTGCTGAATAACAATATCAAGAGCCGGATCACTGACGATTCCTGGATTGATTTGAGCAAAACGCGACACTTCTCGCTGCTGCCAAACCTCTCCTATTTCGTTGGCGCCTCATTCCCTTTCTCGCGACTGGCGGACTATTCGCAAACGACGCTTATGCTGCCGGCGGACCCGTCTGAGACCCAGGTGGCCACCCTGCTGAATCTGGCGGCGCGCTCCGGAAATGCGACCGGCACTGCGCTGGCGAATAACCGCGTCGTGCTCGGGATGCCGACCGGTGGCGCGGATCTGCAGTCGCTGCGCGAACGTGACGTGCTGGCAGTCACCGCTCTCGATCAGCAGGCCTTTAACCAGAGCCTGCTGGCTGATTCACCGTATCGTCCGGTGGATAACACACTGAGCGTCCGTGAGCCTGACCTGTGGCAAAAAGTGCAGCGTCGGCTCACCGGCGACTGGACCTCGGCCAGCCTCGATGCCGATCGCTACTTCTCGTCCAGCAGCGCCTGGCGCGGGTTCATCAGCTATCGTTCGCCGTGGAACGCGACTCGCCTGGTGGTGGTGGCGATGGCCAGCAATGATGACCAGCTGGCGCGATTGAAGACCGATCTGGACTCGCCGCGTATCAACGCCGGGATCCGTGGCGATACCGCGGTGATCACCAGTGATAACGGGGTGCGCAGCTTCCAGGTCAGCACGCCGTTCCCCAGTGGTCAGATGCCGTGGTACATGATGGCTGTCTGGTATGCCAGCCAGCATTCCGGTTTCCTGGCGGTGCTGGGGCTGATTGCCACCTCGATAATGGGACTGGCGCTGACCGCGATGTTTAAACGTCATGCCCGTAAGCGTCTGGGTTCGGGGGATAACTAATGAAAAGAAAGATAACAATAACGATGAAAACCTCCCGCCGGCTCACGACGTTCTGCCTCACCGGCGCGTTGACTCTCGGTGCTTCTGGCGGCGCGCTGGCGGCAGGTAACGACGCGGCGCTGCAGGCGCTGTTCGCCCAGGCCAACTACTGGCATGAGAAATCCCATGACGAACTGGCGATGGAGTCGCTGCAGAAGGTGCTTTCGGTCGATGCCAATAACACCCAGGCGCTGTATCTGATGGCGCTCTGGTCGCAGCAGGGTGGCGATATGCAGGCGGCGGCGCAGTGGCGCGCCCGGCTGGCGAAAGCGGCGCCGGACAGCCCGGGGCTGCAGGATTTAGACAACGCTAAAAAGATGTCGCAGGTGCCGCAGGGGCAGCTCAGCCTGGCCCGCCAGCAGGCGCGCGGCGGCAATATTCCCGGGGCGCTGGCGACCTGGCGC
This window encodes:
- the dppB gene encoding dipeptide ABC transporter permease DppB; amino-acid sequence: MLQFILRRLGLVIPTFIGITLLTFAFVHMIPGDPVMIMAGERGISPERHAQLLAEMGLDKPLWQQYAHYIWGVLHGDLGISLKSRIPVWQEFVPRFKATLELGVCAMIFAVAVGIPVGVLAAVKRGSIFDHTAVGLALTGYSMPIFWWGMMLIMLVSVQLNLTPVSGRISDTVFLDDTLPLTGFMLIDTAIWGEQGDFIDALMHMILPAIVLGTIPLAVIVRMTRSSMLEVLGEDYIRTARAKGLTRMRVIVVHALRNAMLPVVTVIGLQVGTLLAGAILTETIFSWPGLGRWLIDALQRRDYPVVQGGVLLVATMIILVNLLVDLLYGVVNPRIRHKK
- the dppC gene encoding dipeptide ABC transporter permease DppC — translated: MSQVTENKAIAAPVPMTPLQEFWHYFKRNKGAVVGLVYVAVMIIIAVFANFLAPYNPADQFRDSLLAPPFWQDGGSLAHLLGTDDVGRDILSRLMYGARLSLLVGCLVVVLSLILGVVLGLVAGYFGGVVDSIIMRVVDIMLALPSLLLALVLVAIFGPSIVNASLALTFVALPHYVRLTRAAVLVEVNRDYVTASRVAGAGAMRQMFVNILPNCLAPLIVQASLGFSNAILDMAALGFLGMGAQPPTPEWGTMLSDVLQFAQSAWWVVTFPGVAILLTVLAFNLMGDGLRDALDPKLKQ
- the dppD gene encoding dipeptide ABC transporter ATP-binding protein, giving the protein MALLNVDKLSVHFGDENAPFRAVDRISYSVKQGEVVGIVGESGSGKSVSSLAIMGLIDYPGRVMADKLEFNGRDLQRISEKERRQLVGAEVAMIFQDPMTSLNPCYTVGYQIMEAIKVHQGGNKQTRRQRAIDLLNLVGIPDPASRLDVYPHQLSGGMSQRVMIAMAIACRPKLLIADEPTTALDVTIQAQIIELLLELQQQENMALVLITHDLALVAEAAHKIIVMYAGQVVETGDAKDIFRAPRHPYTQALLRALPEFAQDKARLASLPGVVPGKYDRPVGCLLNPRCPYATDKCRSEEPALADLTGGRQSKCHYPLDDAGRPGL
- the dppF gene encoding dipeptide ABC transporter ATP-binding subunit DppF; its protein translation is MSTQKAATQQPLLQAIDLKKHYPVKKGIFAPERLVKALDGVSFTLERGKTLAVVGESGCGKSTLGRLLTMIEIPTGGELYYQGQDLLKHDPQAQKLRRQKIQIVFQNPYGSLNPRKKVGQILEEPLLINSSLSKEQRREKALAMMAKVGLKTEHYDRYPHMFSGGQRQRIAIARGLMLDPDVVIADEPVSALDVSVRAQVLNLMMDLQQDLGLSYVFISHDLSVVEHIADEVMVMYLGRCVEKGTKDQIFNNPRHPYTQALLSATPRLNPDDRRERIKLTGELPSPLNPPPGCAFNARCRRRFGPCTQLQPQLKDYGGQLVACFAVDQDENPQKPHA
- the bcsO gene encoding cellulose biosynthesis protein BcsO, with amino-acid sequence MNHYDDLQRFQEKTRTQNLKFQDLSSQAATREHGDWAILNQLNPDAGKPASLALGGSVSAPLPQPVPADLFQRVDPVVAAPASPPVAPVPPVIAAIPLPVAEPAMPEPVAPAPAMTAEPLAATPVPEPVMSPPPRMAPRPAPGADNYAHLFAAKTAEPVAKNKDQPLKSLLERIATCR
- the bcsA gene encoding UDP-forming cellulose synthase catalytic subunit: MKKSLFWLLALVLSPVAVLVVITPMDSQKQYIFGLLSIGILFLMGFSKRRSVSVIMVVTSLLMSTRYMYFRLTQTLHFNSSIEAILGMGLFLAEVYIWVMLLLNYLQTVWPLKRGIVPLPDDMSKWPTVDIYIPSYNEPLEVVRDTVLAAQCIDYPKDKMKIYLLDDGKRSEFAVFAADVGVGYITRNDNKHAKAGNLNHALTLTHGELICVFDCDHVATRVFLQATVGGFLKDPMLALVQTPHYFYSPDPFERNLSVGRNIPNEGMLFYGPIQQGNDNWNATFFCGSCAVIRREALAQIGGFAVETVTEDAHTALKFQRLGWKSAFLDIPLAAGLATERLVVHVIQRTRWARGMTQIFRVDNPLFGRGLTFQQRLCYLSAMLYYQFALPRVVFVTAPLAYLLFNLNIIYSSASLIVSYALPHLFLAIYVGSRMNGRYRYSFWGEIYDIVLAFHLVLPTLVTMIFPKRGKFNVTDKGGLLDVGYFDFTVVRPHLVVACLLALGVVVGIVRAIGHDYFGSDPNVIALNVGWGIYSLIFLLAAIAVARETRQVRKTIRIDVDIPVVIHYASGIVSRSHTADLSMGGCRVAAPDMRHLEDDIEEIELILQSGAISIPAQLVTSDERFLRLKFDEDIPLSRRRELVRVVLARADAWINPPRPQDNPFRSFFTILRCVFELFWLTWKTRRSQRSRTAVAKTAQEDGTL
- the bcsB gene encoding cellulose biosynthesis cyclic di-GMP-binding regulatory protein BcsB, with amino-acid sequence MKRLTTLALLAGMFSAPALHSEEPAAGASAPLSFPQLNGAADNEPGDEPPAAAPEEATPAVAPAPAGDAALTTPVPEMPAVTPPVSDTVAPDVIPVAPVWGGDLNLAQMGMPDGIILSGGQRQGGVSFTLPSDQVVIHSQLSLAVRVSPEMASRNATLQLMLNGQPLGTLPLGADGEDVSHYQLDIPPALMVSSNNLSVKINDGDTLQCQRDIHDSSRVTVLPTSHFSWESQQLNISDDLSHFPRPFFDSMQMTPADIAVAYGAKPSADVFSAAALVSSWLGIQADYRGIAFSALRDRLPERHGIVIGHPGEQVGGMTLPETDKPLLRIIANPANPAYKLLLIVGKNDMALRMAAWRLTRGNFAPQTATLDVESQTIPVGKAYDAPRWIPTDRPVRLSELLRKDQSPTVSGVWHEPLRIAFRAAPDLYLWDGETIPLQVGYRFPSESWINEDKSLLSVTLNGTFLNNLAMNKQGPLEKVWRHLGGDARQERFTIPLAPYLIYGDNQLSMYFNVVPKDDVPCSVLLNNNIKSRITDDSWIDLSKTRHFSLLPNLSYFVGASFPFSRLADYSQTTLMLPADPSETQVATLLNLAARSGNATGTALANNRVVLGMPTGGADLQSLRERDVLAVTALDQQAFNQSLLADSPYRPVDNTLSVREPDLWQKVQRRLTGDWTSASLDADRYFSSSSAWRGFISYRSPWNATRLVVVAMASNDDQLARLKTDLDSPRINAGIRGDTAVITSDNGVRSFQVSTPFPSGQMPWYMMAVWYASQHSGFLAVLGLIATSIMGLALTAMFKRHARKRLGSGDN